The Streptomyces hundungensis genome contains the following window.
CCGCGGATGAGAAGGGCCGTGAGTCCGAGCAGGCCGCCCGCGGCGAATCCCGCCCGCCACCCGCCCTCACGCAGCCCCTCCGGCCCGAGCTGGGCGAGCAGGGCGGCCAACACCAGATAGCAGAGGGCGGTGCCGGCGATCACTCCGCCGTACGAGATTCCGCTGTAGAGCATCCGCCGCCCGCGCGGCGCCGTCTCGCTCACGTACGCGGCAACCGTCGCGTTCTCCGCGCCCAGGGCCAGGCCCTGGACGACACGCACCCCGACCAGGAGCACGACGACCGAACCCGCTCCCAGGCGAGCGGCCGTGGGCAGCACCGCGAGGGCGAAGGAGCCGGCTGCCACCACCGTCATGGACACCAGCATCGCCACCCGCCGGCCCTTGCGGTCTCCCCATCTGCCCAACAGCACACTGCCCAGCGGCCTGGCAAGGAAGCCGACCGCGAACCCCCCGTACGCGACCAGCACTCCCCCGGCGCCCGGCGCGACCAACTGGCTTGAGAAATAAGGAACCAACAGGGCGTACAGCGTCCAGTCGAACGACTCGACCGCGCTGCCGACCGTCGCCGCCAGCAGAGCCCAACGTCCGGGAGCCCGCCGGTCCCCGCTCGTCGTCGCCCCGCCTTGAGGCACCGGATCCCGCACCGTGACCCGCCCCTCCCTACCGCCGGATTTCCGCGCCCGTGCACGGGTTGCGGTCAAGTCTCGCTCCGTCGCACCCCGGACGCCTGCCGGACGGGCGGACGGGTCGCCTGGGGTACGCGGCCCGGTAGCGCGGAAGGCACTCAGTCCAGAGCGGCGATCACCGCCTCGGACAGCATCACCCCGGCCTCCTGGATCCGCTGACGCACGTCCCCTTCGTACAGCCAGGCGCAAGCCTCGATCGCTGGGGAGAGTTCGGCGAGGATCAACGCCGCACGCTTCGGTACATGGGTTGCTCCCCGCCACGCCGACCCGCACCGATCGATTTCCTCACGCAGCTGGAGGAGCGCCCGCTCATCGAACCCCTCGTTCATACGCAAAGGGGTCACGAAACGCGTCGCCGCCTCCTCCAGACGACCGACCAATTCCGTCTCCATGTGTGTCTCCGTCTCGGGCAGTTCGCGGCGCAGTCGGCGATGGTCAGCCTGGCACGTCCGAGCGGTATTCGCAGGCGAGGTGCGGTGAAACCGGTCAATGTGTGGACCCAGCGCGGCGGGGCGGGTCACGCTTCAGGGGGTGCGTCGTCGCGGCGCGAACCACGCCGTAGATGACCGAAAGAGCACCGCGCGGGCGAGCCGTCCAAGTGCCGGGTACTCGAATAAGCGGGTTTCAACTAGGCCTGCCCGTACGGGACTTGGGCCGTCGGCCTTTCATCGAACTGGCTTTCACTGGTCCGCTCTTCAAAACGCACATCGGTACCCGTCGGATGCGCTTAGCTGTCGCCCTGCACCCCTCACCCACCTCGCTGGAGGCCTCCATGCATGTGCTCTGCCTCGCCCCCGTACGGAGCGGACGTCTCGAACAGCACCCTGGTCGCGCGGCCTGTTCGGTGTGCGGTGCGGCGGGTTCCGGCCGTGTGCGCTCGGGGAGTTGTCGATGAGTCTGTGGCGGGCGCGGATGACGGAGCCGGCCGTCTCGGCGGCGGAAGAGGAGTTGTTCGGCGGGGCGTTGCGCTACGACGCGGCGTGGTCTGAGCACGAACGGTCGCGTGTGGAAGTGACGTTGCTGTCGGCCTTGCGGTCGATGCCGCGTCTGGTCGGGGCGACGGTGAGACGAGCGTGGCGGGCGGACCGGTCGGGTTTGGTGGTGCTGGGGATCGCGGAGATCGGTCAGGGCATCGCGGCAGCCGTCGGGCTGCTGATCGTGAACTCGGTCATGCACGCGCTGCTGGGCGGCGGGAGCGCGTCGGAGCGGCTGCATCAAGCGTTGCCGGCGGTCATGGCGGGGGCCTGTGCCGCGGTGGTCCGGTCGCTGCTGGCGGGGCTGTCCACGTCGCGGGCGGGGCGGCTGGAGCCGCTGGTGGAGCGGATCGCGACCGTCCAGTATTTGCGGGCCGCGGCCGAGGTGGAGCTGGAGGCGATCGAGGATCCGCAGTTCAAGCGGTTGATGGATGTGGCTCAGTTCGGGGTGGACGCCTCCCGCAGGATGATCTCCGCGTGCATCGCGGCGCTGAACGGGGTGATCAGCCTCGTGTCGGCGGCGGGTGTGTTGAGCGTCCTGGACGTGCGGCTGTTGCCGATGCTCCTGCTGATCGCCGCCCCGCGCGCATGGGGGGCGATGCGGGTCGCCCAGGAGCGCTACGTCTCCCGGCTCACATGGATCGAGCACGTCCGGGCCTCCCGGCTGATCGGCAATCTGCTGACCGAGCGGACGGCGGCGCAGGAGGTCCGGGTGCACCAGGTCGGGCCCTATCTGCTGATCAAGTACGAGGAGATGGCGGAGAGCGCCGAGTCCGAGCAGCGGCGTCTCGCGACCCGCAAGGCCATGATCGAGTTGGTCGCCGCCGGTTTGTCCGGCCTCGCGACGGCACTGACGTATGCGGCGGTGTACGGGATGATCACCACCGGGTGGATGAGCCTCGCGGTGGCGGGCACCGCGATCCTGGCGATCCGGTCCGGATCCGCGTCGCTCGGCTCCCTCGTCATGAACCTGAACCAGTTGAACGAGGAAGCCCTGTACGTCCGCGATCACGAGAACTTCGTGACCGGTGCCGCCACGCGCACGCTCCCCTCCGGCGGCGCCCCGCTCGCGTGTCGGCTCGGCGCGGTGGAGCTGGAGAAGGTCTCCTACCGGTATCCCGACCGAGAGCAAGAGGCGCTGCACGAGGTGTCGCTACGGCTGGAGATGGGCCGGGTGGTCGCGGTCGTCGGCGAGAACGGATCCGGCAAGTCCACGCTGATGAAGGTCCTTTCGGGGCTGGTGAGCCCCGGGACCGGCACGATCCGCTTCGGTCGCCAAGACCTGAGCGACGTCGACCGGCGTGACGTCTTCAGCCGCGTCTCCGTCCTTACCCAGGACTTCCAGAGGTGGCCGTTGACCGCCGCGATGAACCTGCGCATCGGGCGGCCCGAGCACCAGCACACCGAGGACGGGCTCATGGAGTCGTTGCGGCACGCGGACGCCGACCGGTTGTGGGAAAAGTTCCCGGCAGGCTGGCAGACGCTTCTCGGGCGCATGTTCCGGGGTGCTGCGGACCTGTCCGGGGGCGAGTGGCAGCGCATCGGTCTCGGCCGCACCCACCGGCGGACCGTCACTCAGGACGCGGACAGCGTCCTCATCGTCGACGAGCCGACCTCCGCCCTCGACCCGGAGACCGAGATCGAAGCGTTCCGGCGCGTACGGGCTCTGGCCTCACCCCACCGCGTGGTCGTCCTGGTCACCCACCGCATGTCCGGGGTACGCCACGCCGACACGATCCACGTCCTGCACCAGGGGCGCCTGATCGAGTCCGGCACCCACCAGGAGCTGATGGCCCGCCCCGACGGTCGCTACCGGGCCATGTTCCTGGCCCAGGCCGCCGAGTACACGAGCCTCCCGGACGACGACTCCGTGCCCGGCCCACGCCCGAGCACACCGTCCTCGCACGGACAGCCGCAGTGAACCGCGCTCGTCACCTTCGGCCGGTGGACATCGACCGCCATCGGCCGGCGCGCCTCGCCATGCGAAGAGGTCAACGGTCAACCACCGTTCCAGCGTGGTCAGTTGATGAGTGCGACGAGTAGTCTGCGGCTGACCAGTAGTGTGCGGTCATGCCTGATCCCGGGATCGCCGCCCTGCCGACGCTCGCCAAGGAGTTCTTGGACCGCTGGAACCTGCGGCTCGATGGGCCGCCCATGCGCGGGGCCGTCGCACTCGTACTGCCGGTGCTTCAGGCGGACACCTCGCCTGCGGTACTCAAGGTCCAGCCCGTCGACGAGGAAACACGGGACGAGCCCGTCGCCCTGCGCGTCTGGGGCGGCCGCCACGCGGTCGAACTGCTCAACGCCGCACCGGACTCCGGGGTCATGCTGCTGGAACGTCTCGACCCCGCCCGGTCGCTCGCGACGGTGCCCGACGGTACAGCGGCTCTGGAGCGGCTGTCCGAGCTGCTGGCGCACCTGTCCACGGTGCCGGCCCCCGCCGGCCTGCGGCCACTGGCCGACATCGCTCAGGCCATGCTCGACCAGGTCCCCTCCTACTCGCGCTCTCTCGCGGCCCCTTCCGAACGACGACTGCTGGCTACGTGTGCGGCGGCGATGAGGGAACTGCTCGACGAGCCCGGCGACCGGCTGCTGCACTGGGACCTGCACTACGACAACGTTCTCGCTCCACTCCCTTCCTCGCGGGTTGCGGGACGGTCTCCCTGGCTCGCCATCGATCCCAAACCCCTTGCCGGTGACCCCGGCTTCGAGCTGCTGCCTGCGTTGCGAAACCGGTGGGACGACGTCACCGCCACCGCAGACGTGTCCCGTGCCGTACGCCATCGCTTCCACCTGATGACAGAAGTCGTCGGTCTGGACCGGGAGCGGGCGGCCGGGTGGACGCTGGGCCGTGTCCTCCAGAACTGCCTCTGGGACATCGAGGACGGCGCGGTCGCACTCGATCCCGAGCAGACGGCCATCGCCCAGGCACTGCTCGACTCCTGACCCTTCCGGCCATGGCGCCGGCCAACTCGACCAGAGAGCATGACCTCGCCGGTGGGGCCGCCGGGCGGAGTAATTGACGTATACAGGCGGGGAGTTCAGTCGGCGTGGTTGTCGGCTCGCCTGGGCAGGCAGAACAACAAGGCCCACAGCAGGGCGAGGAGGCCGCCGACCCACCACAGCACGGTGATGAACGCGTCGCGGTTGAGTCCGGCGTCGGGTGAGCCGCCGGTGGTGGCGAAGTACACCAGGGCGGTCAGCGCGGTGCCGAGGGCGATGCCCAGGTGCATGGCGGTGTTGAACAGGCCCGAAGCGGCCCCGGCGTCCTCGTGCTCCACCCTGGCCAGCGACATGTCGGCGAGGGGGCCGCTGACCATGCCGAGGCCGAAACCGATCAGGACCACCGGGGTGGTCATCGCCAGCAGGGTCAGATCCCCCTGACTCCGTTCCGCCTGGAGGCCGTATGCGGCCATCGCGGCGGTCGCGATGAGGGCTCCGCTCTGCGGCAGCCGTCGCGCGAAACGCCCGGCGCTCTTCGCCGCGATCGTCGCGCCGGCCAGTTCTCCGAGGGAGAGCAGCACGAAGGCGACGGCCGCGTGGACGGGGCTCATGCCCAGGCCGCGTTGGAGGTAGAGGGTCCAGGTCATGAAGAACAGCCCGCACAGCAGCCCGTGCACCACCTGTGCGGCGGTGCCGCCGGAGAAGTGGAGGTCCCTGAAGAGGGCGAGGGGCAGCAGGGGGGCGTTGTTCTGCTTGCGCCGCTGGTGGCGCAGAAAGGCTCCCAGGGTGAGGAGGCCGGCGGCGAGCAGGGCGAAGCACCACAGCGGCCAGTGGCGAAGATGGCCCTCGGTGAGCGGGAAGACGATGAGGATCATGGCCAGTGCGGACAGCACCATGCCGGCCAGGTCGAGCCGGCGGGCCGTCCCGGCCGTCGACTCGGGGATGAAGCGGCGCCCCAGGACAATGACGGCGAGGCCGACGGGCACGTTGATCAGGAAGATCGGCCGCCAGGACAGTCCGTACAGGTCACCTTCGGTGAGCAGTCCGCCCATCACCGGTCCCAGGACGTTGGCGAGTGAGAGGACGGCTCCGTAGAGACCGAAGGCTTTGCTGCGGTTCTGCCCCGCGAAGGTGACGTGGAGGGTGGCCAGGATCTGAGGGATCATCAGGGCCACTCCCACGCCCTGGAGGGAGCGGGCACCGATCAGCACGCCGGGCCCGGTGGCGAGGCCGCACAGTAGTGAGGCCACGGTGAAGACGACGGTGCCGGTGAGGAGGACCCTGCGCCGGCCGTAGAGGTCGCCGAGGCGGCCACCGGTGATCAGCCCGATGGCGACGGGCAGGGAATAGCCGGTGGTGAGCCACTGCACCGCGGCTGGTCCGGCGCCGGTCGATTCCTGGATCGCGGGAAGGGCGGTCAGGACGACCGACTGGTCAAGGATGTCCATGAGCTCGGCTGTCAGCAGCACGACAAGGGCGATGCGGGCCGCCAAGCCCGTCTTCGACGGTCCGGGTGTGCGTCGGGTCGGGTGCTTGGTGGTGTGCTGCGGCTCGCTGTCGAGCGCGGAGGAAGACACGACGGGAAACTCCTGATCCGGGGGAATCGGGGAGCCCTGCCGACAGCCGCGCCGGGGCCGGAAAGCACGAAACCCGGGGCAGATGGCAGAGCTGCACCCGGGGAAAGACGAACAACGGGGGGTGACGCAACTCAGGCCGACGCGACGTCCGCCCCCGAACACGTGCGACACGACAGCACGTGGGGAACGCGGACGACTACATGGCCTGGTTAATAGGACGTCACCTCGGGATCGACGCAGACGGAACAGGAAATCGGGCCCCTGCCACCACCACCGCGGCACAGGGACCCGTCCACGCTACGACACCCCGCGCTCAGCCGCACCGCAATTAACGCGCCCCCACCGCCGCCGGTCAGGTCGGTGGCTGAGGGTCGAGCCGTGGTGCGGCCGAACGTGCAGCAGGTCCCCGTCGTCAGTCCCCCGGAACGACGTACGTGTCAGGTGCCCGGGACCGTCTCCTGCTCGAAGCGGAGATAGCGTGCGACGGACCGGGCCAGAACCTCATTGCCCTGAGAGGTGACGACTCGGTTCCACCAGGCGCCGTAGATCCGCTCGAAGCGGTACTCGGCGAGCAGCTCCGCGGCGGCGCGAACCGCGTGCGGGCGCTCCGGAATGTGGTTGGCGTAGCTGTACATGAGGGTGACCCAGCGGTTGTCCGGGCAGACGTTGACCACGTCGCCGGTGAAGAGGGCGCCCTCACCGGCGCTCCAGTGCAGGATCGCGCTGCCGGGGAAGTGGACGCCCGGGTTGATCAGGGTGAGTTCGTCGGTGAGGTGGAGGGTGCGGCCGCTCCAGAAGCGCACGGCCGGGTCCGGGCGGCCGACCCACTGGCGGTCGGCCTCGTGGAGGTGGACCGGGGCGTCGAAGGCGTGGGCCCACTCCACCATGGAGGAGTAGAAGTGGGGGTGGCTGATGGCGATGTGGTCGATGCCGCCGAGTTCCTCGACGGCCCGAACCATGGTGTCGTCGAGGTAGGGGGTGCAGTCCCAGAGGACATTGCCGGCGGCGGTACGCAGCAGAAGGGCCCGCTGGCCGATGGCGAACTGCGGGGTGACGCCGATGCCGAGCACACCGGGGCCCTGCTCCTCGAAGCGGCCGGTGTGGCCCTCTTCGCGCAGTTCGGCCAGTGTCGTCCACTGTTGGCCGTCCGGACCCACATACTGCCGCTCGTCGAGACAGACCGGGCAGTCGGGGCGCGGAGCGGCGTACTGCGTACCACAGGTGCGGCAGATCGGGGTCGTCGTCAGGACGGCGGTGTCAGCCACGATTGCCTCCGGCGAGCTCGGTGAGGACGTACGGTCGGCTCGGTCGCCAGCCCAGCTCCTCGACGGCCCGGCGTCCCGACACCACCTGGTCGAGCGCGAGGGCCTCGGCGAACGGCTCCCCGAGCGTCTCGGCGGCTTCCTTACGCGGCCACGGCTCGGCGCGGCCCGTGCCGCCCGCGGCGATGTCGACTGCGGCTGCGATCGCGGCCGCCGGGACGGACTCCCATGCCACGCCGTGCAGGAGGTCGCCGGACTCACTCTTGGTCAGCGCGAGGGCGTACAGCTCGGCTAGGTCGTCGACGTGCACCATCGGCCAGCGGGTCGTGACCGGCCCCACGTAGCGACCCGTGCCGTGTTCCCTGGCCCACCCG
Protein-coding sequences here:
- a CDS encoding MBL fold metallo-hydrolase, with translation MADTAVLTTTPICRTCGTQYAAPRPDCPVCLDERQYVGPDGQQWTTLAELREEGHTGRFEEQGPGVLGIGVTPQFAIGQRALLLRTAAGNVLWDCTPYLDDTMVRAVEELGGIDHIAISHPHFYSSMVEWAHAFDAPVHLHEADRQWVGRPDPAVRFWSGRTLHLTDELTLINPGVHFPGSAILHWSAGEGALFTGDVVNVCPDNRWVTLMYSYANHIPERPHAVRAAAELLAEYRFERIYGAWWNRVVTSQGNEVLARSVARYLRFEQETVPGT
- a CDS encoding ABC transporter ATP-binding protein, which codes for MSLWRARMTEPAVSAAEEELFGGALRYDAAWSEHERSRVEVTLLSALRSMPRLVGATVRRAWRADRSGLVVLGIAEIGQGIAAAVGLLIVNSVMHALLGGGSASERLHQALPAVMAGACAAVVRSLLAGLSTSRAGRLEPLVERIATVQYLRAAAEVELEAIEDPQFKRLMDVAQFGVDASRRMISACIAALNGVISLVSAAGVLSVLDVRLLPMLLLIAAPRAWGAMRVAQERYVSRLTWIEHVRASRLIGNLLTERTAAQEVRVHQVGPYLLIKYEEMAESAESEQRRLATRKAMIELVAAGLSGLATALTYAAVYGMITTGWMSLAVAGTAILAIRSGSASLGSLVMNLNQLNEEALYVRDHENFVTGAATRTLPSGGAPLACRLGAVELEKVSYRYPDREQEALHEVSLRLEMGRVVAVVGENGSGKSTLMKVLSGLVSPGTGTIRFGRQDLSDVDRRDVFSRVSVLTQDFQRWPLTAAMNLRIGRPEHQHTEDGLMESLRHADADRLWEKFPAGWQTLLGRMFRGAADLSGGEWQRIGLGRTHRRTVTQDADSVLIVDEPTSALDPETEIEAFRRVRALASPHRVVVLVTHRMSGVRHADTIHVLHQGRLIESGTHQELMARPDGRYRAMFLAQAAEYTSLPDDDSVPGPRPSTPSSHGQPQ
- a CDS encoding MFS transporter is translated as MSSSALDSEPQHTTKHPTRRTPGPSKTGLAARIALVVLLTAELMDILDQSVVLTALPAIQESTGAGPAAVQWLTTGYSLPVAIGLITGGRLGDLYGRRRVLLTGTVVFTVASLLCGLATGPGVLIGARSLQGVGVALMIPQILATLHVTFAGQNRSKAFGLYGAVLSLANVLGPVMGGLLTEGDLYGLSWRPIFLINVPVGLAVIVLGRRFIPESTAGTARRLDLAGMVLSALAMILIVFPLTEGHLRHWPLWCFALLAAGLLTLGAFLRHQRRKQNNAPLLPLALFRDLHFSGGTAAQVVHGLLCGLFFMTWTLYLQRGLGMSPVHAAVAFVLLSLGELAGATIAAKSAGRFARRLPQSGALIATAAMAAYGLQAERSQGDLTLLAMTTPVVLIGFGLGMVSGPLADMSLARVEHEDAGAASGLFNTAMHLGIALGTALTALVYFATTGGSPDAGLNRDAFITVLWWVGGLLALLWALLFCLPRRADNHAD